Within the Paraburkholderia flagellata genome, the region CGCGGGCATGCCATTCGAGAAGGCGCGGCCGGTCATTGCCGGCATGGGACAGGCGCTGGCTTATGCGCACGAGCGCGGCTTCGTGCATTGCGACTTCAAGCCCGCCAATGTTTTTCTCACCGATGGCGGCGATGTGAAGGTGATCGACTTCGGCATTGCGCGCGTGTTCCAGCGGCCCGAAGAAGATCCCGACGTCACCGTGTTCGATCCCGCGACGCTTGGCGGTATCACGCCGGCCTACGCGAGCCCGGAGATGTTCGAGCATCGCGAACCGGACCCGCGCGACGATGTCTACGCGCTCGCCTGTGTGACCTACGAACTGTTGACGGGCAAGCATCCCTTCAACCGAAAGTCGGCCACGCAGGCGCGCAGCGAAAAGATGCGCGCCGAGCGCCCGCCGGGCCTCGATCGCGGCCAATGGCGCACGCTGAGTGCGGCGCTTTCGTTTGACCGCGCCTCGCGCACCGCGAGCGTCAATCAGTTTCTCGAGGGCATGGGCGTGCTCGCGTATGCGTCGGCGTTCTCGGGCGCCCGGGTTGCCGCCGCTGGCGTGGGGGCTATCGTCGTCGCTGTGGGGTTGTGGTCGGGGTATCGCGCGCTTGCCGGACACGGGCAAACGGGCGCGAAGTCCTCCGTGGCCGCCGTCGCCACCACCGCTCCCGCTAGTGCGACGAATACGGCCTTGGAAGCGGCGGCCTCGCCGGTGCTTGCCGTCAAACCTGCGCCTGTAGTCGCCAGCGTGCCTGCCGTGAGCACGGTTGCAGCGGTTCCTGCATCGAACCCCCCGGTGGCCGACGCGGCTTCGCTTGCCGCGTTGAACGCGACGCTGGCGCGCATCCCGTGCTCGGCGCTTACGGCGTCGCTGCCCGGGCAAGTGATTCAGGTGCGAGGCTTTGCCAATGCGGGCGAGAACATGGCGCACGTGCACGACGCGATCGCGCAAACGCCCGGAGGGCAGGCCGCGAAACTCGATGTGACTGCGGTGGAAAACCACAACTGTGAAGTCGTGAGCGCATTCGCACCGTACTGGCGCGCCAATCATCTGGCGGGTGGCGGCGCGACGATCCATACCCAGCCACTCGATGCCCACCTCACGCAGGGCATGCCGCTCATCGTCGATATCACCACGCCGCATTACGACTCATACGTCAACGTCGACTATTTCGCGCTCGACGGCAGTGTCGTGCATCTTGTTCCCAGCAATGTCGAGCGCGACAACCAGGCGCCGCCAGGGTTCTCGGCGACGGTCGGAGGGTCGGGATACTGGCTCGTGGACAAGCCGTTCGGGACGGAAATGATCGTCTTGCTGATTACGCCCGCGCCGTTGTTCGATGGGCTGCGTCCCGCTTCCGAGTCTCGCTCGGACTACCTTGCGGCCGTTGGGCAGCAGCTAAAGAAGATGGAAGCGCGTTATGGCGCCGGGCATATCGTTGCTGATTTCGTGCAGATCACGACGCACGCGCGAAATGATTGATGCTTAGCTGCGTTATTCGTCTTTGATCCATCTGCGCTAAAAAAATAGTACTACGAATGATGATGGTATCCGTCAACTCGCCGTATGCAATACCGAATGGGCGAGCCGCAGAAGATCGTCGAACTGCGTGACCAGTTCGAAACACAGCAGAAATCCGAGCGCCACAGCAGGACCGGGATAGCGCATGATGTAGCGCATCGCGGGCTTGACCGTGCGCCTTCTCACGGCTCTGCGCGTCATGATCCAGGTAATTACAATGCCGATCAGGGCGCCGGCGAGCAGATCGGTCGGGTAGTGATAACCCAGATACGCGCGCGGAAAGCACACGAATGCCGCGACGGACAATAACGCAAGCACGCCAATGCCACGCCACACGATGAAGATGCCCGTCGCCACCGCCATCCACAGCATGGCGTGATCGCTTGGAAAGGAACTCCAGTGCATCAGCCCGGCGAGCTCCACGGGTGACGAGGCGAAATGCAGATGGAGTTCCGGTGTGAATAGCGGCCGCTCCCTGAAGGGCAGACAGCGCGCAAGGAGGCGTCCCACCGCTAGTGCAATCAGGCCACTTGCCAGCGTGGCGAGCACGATCTCACGGCGCCACGCGCGCCGCTCGTGTGGCTGGACCCAGATCCACCACAACAGCGGAATCAACAGATAACCCTTGAACGTGTAGAGATCGGCAATCACTGCGATTGCGTGATTGACGGCAGGAGGAAGCTGGAGTTGGGTGAGGGCTCCCAGAATGACGGTATCGAAGCTGTTCATTATTGTGGCCATCCCGCAGATGAATTCGTGAGAAGAGCGGTCTCGAACAGAATCCTCAACCGCCTCCGTGCCACTTACACAAGGCGTTCTTCGTTGTATTTTTCGGGCCAGCGCACACGGTGAAAGCAGTTCGTAGCAGTGAGCTGCTGCGATGCAACTTCGTGTGCATATTGCGTGCCTTCGACCACACTGCAGTGCGTCGAGGATTCGGCGGCTTGCTCGTTCACGGGCCTTTCATTGCAAAGCGCGCTTCACGTCAGAGCATTGCCGGCCTCGTGAACGTACCTGACCGCAGGCATGCGCGCGCTTGTGTCTGGCGTATCGTTGCGTCGGACAGTTTCTACGATACCCTTGTTGCGGCCTATGTCTACTTCGGTCGTTCCCGGCTTGCGAAGGCAGTCGCGCAAGAAAAGCTGGCAGCGTCCCGAAGCAAGGCGGTACGGCAGAATTTGTCTTGTGATTGATTCGATCTCCTTCCTATGTGTCGCGAAGGCCTCCAACAGGCCGGCGCGACCGGCGCGCGCACGAAAATAATCTTCAAGTGCCTCTGGAGAGATCTCGCACATGACCCATGTGCCGTCGACGACGGCGCGAAACCGGATCGTGCCGCTCGCATAGTAGAAGGCACTTTCATCTGGAAAATGTATTAGCACGATGGCTTACCTCTTTGGCTTCCGAGCCTGCCTTCAAGCAACCGGTGTTCCTCACTCGTCTGAAGAAGCCTGTTCGCCGATTGAATCGAAATCAATTCTCAAATCGTTCGCACCGAAAGGCCGGGCGGCGCTAGTTGCCCTGATCGGACGAGGTGCCGCTGCTGTGGGGAGGCGATAGCGGCCCGTAGCGAAGGTGCTGCGCCACCGACATGGGGACTTTGGGCGAGAACATGCCGACGATCGTGAGCGCGTAGACAATCGCAGCGACGCTAGCCACGACGCGGACCGGCTTCGCGACTGCCGGATTGCCAACGACGATGTTAAGGTAGAACCAGATGCCGAGCAATGCGAGCAATAGGAGGCGCGGCATGGGCTTCCAGCCGTCGCATCCGACCTCTGAAACAGACCAGACGAGTGCCGCGACGAGCGTGAAGAAGATGCTCCAGAGACCTGCCGATCGGCTTCGCACCATGAGGGTACCCGAGCCCATCAGTGCGAGACCGCTGACGACGTAGTAGGGCGTAGAACCCATTGCGACGAGCCAACCGCCAAGCACGGCGAAGGCGGCACCTACCAGTACCAGGACTTCTCCCGTCTCGGCAGGAGATGTCTCGTGTCGGTTCGACATAGAAGAGCCCCCGCTCATGCAAATGTCTGGCATCGCGTTGCGCGGCTCCGATAGCCGTCTGGATCTCTGGCGACCAACTGGCAATCAGCGTTCACGTCAACGTGCTTCGCTTGTGACGCAATCGTTGTACCCTCTCGATCTCGCGGAGAATCTGCAAATGTCTGTGTAAAGACGGGGGCGTTGTTCGTTCGATACATAGCGCCACGCTTTAGTCTCATGCAACAACCGACGCCAGATTCACGTATAGACCTGTGGTGCGCTGATGGCAAGATGAAGATGCGGTTGATCTGGATTCCAAATCAACCATATGAACTAATAAAACTGCACAAAACGCCAATACTCTGACGAAACACGCGTTGACTTATCTACAAGAAGCCGGTGTAGAAATGGCGCGCACTGAATCGATTTCTTTGAATCGAAATCAAAACTGGAATGGTGATGTGTCGAGTTCCGCGCAGTTGGCACTCGACTTCCTTGATTGGGCGGAACATTCTCGCCGTTGATGGCGACCAGGTGTCTGATCGGCATGGCGGCAAGAGAGCCGTTCGGCCGACTCATATGAAGGCCGGCGCGTGCTGGCCTTCGCCGCCCTACATCACCCGCACTCCGCAGTCTCCGATCAGCATCACGGCCTGATCGACCGAGAGTATCGTGCCTTTGAGATGCTGCAGAACGTCGGAGAGACGAAAACCACTTAGGTCTACAGAGCGTAGGTCGGCGCCGTCGAAGCGACTGTTTTGCAACTGTGCATTGCCAAGGCTGCCGCCTTCGAACACAGCGTCGCGAAAGTCGCAGTCAGACAAATCCGCGTCGGAAAAATTGAGCGCCTCCAGGGTTTGCTTGCGAAACGAGAGCCCCCGCAGATCTGCGCCAACAAGCAGGGAATCGTGGAAGCTAAGCCCCAGTGTGCGGGCATCGACAAAGCGTGCGCCCGTCAGTTTGACCTCGGTAAACGCCGCTGATGCGAGTTTCGAGCCTGTCCAATCGGTATTGTTGAGATCGCTCCGGCAGAAACGCGCGTCACTCACATTGGCGTAGCGAAACCTTGCAGCAGCGCACTTGCACGCCAACCAGCGGGTTCTTGCGAGTTCGCAGTGCTCCATGAGGGCGTGCTCGAAGTTGCACTGTGAGAATCGGGCGGCTCGCAGATCAAGATTGGAAAGATCTTCGCCGCTGAAACTGCAGTGCTCGAACGTCGGTCCGTCACCACACTCTCGAAGCAGGCGGATCAGCGCTTCGCGGTCGAAGGTCAAACCGCTGAACAGCGCGCCTTCTCCATTTGATGGCTCATTTGTGTTGCTGCGCATCTGGGCAGACTCCTCGTCTAGAGGGGCGCGCAGCGTCCTGTCCACAGCGCGTCCCCTCAACTTGGTGAAAGTAAGGTTGACGCCGCGGCATAGCTAGAACCCAATCATCGGGTGCAGGAGATACCAACCTGCTACTCTATTTTCGGCGGACAGGATTTTATCGTTTTCGCCGTTACATGCACAAGGTCATCGGCGATCTGATTCGCCTGCCCACGCGCGAATCTGATCGATGGTAGCCGTGGCGCCGCCGCATACGACAACCAGAATCTTCCTGTAATTGGCCAACGCCGGATGCCCGTCATAAGCGACGGACAGCGCCGCGCCGCAAGCCGGCTCAACCAGAATGCGGTGATCCGCAAGAAAGCGCTCGCAGGCAGCGAGTGCGCTGAAGTCCGACACGACAAGGCTGTGTACGGGGTGCTCGTGCGCGCACTGCAATGCCTGTTCGCACACCCGCTTGGCGCCGAGCGACGTGGCGACGCTGGAGATACACGGCAACTCCACCGTATGACCCGCCTCGACTGCTGCTTGGAACGAAGCGGCGCCTTCGGTTTCGACAGCCAGCACGGGCACATCGTGCCAATGATTGCGCTGCAGGCCTTCCACCACGCCGGAAAGCAGACCACCGCCGCCGACGGAAAGCACTACGGCGTCCGGCTTGAACCGGGCTTGGGCAATTTCATCGATCATCGAGGCATGGCCGTGCCATAGCAGCGGATCGTCGAATGGATGCAGAAAGGCGTCTGTGGCACCGCGCAAAGTCTGTGCGAACTGGTTTGCCTCTTGCCAGGAACTGCCGTGCACCACGACCTCGGCACTTTCCAGGCGGAGCAGCTCTTTGGCGCGCTCCGTCGTCGTTTCCGGTACCACCACGACAACAGGAATACCCAGGCGCCGACCCGCATAGGCAACGGCAAGACCCGCATTGCCCCCGGAGGAGGAAACGAAACGCTGCGCTCCACGGCTTCGATGGACGGTGCACGCGTGGCCGATGCCCCGGATCTTGAATGATCCACACGGCTGCAGCGCGTCGAGTTTGAGCCACACGGATTGTTCACCGAGGACGCTCAAGGCGCGCGATTCCATCAAAGGGGTTTCAAAGTGCAGATTCATTGCGAAGGGCTTCCAGGGTTGGTAGCGGAATAACACGCCGTCGAGGCTCTTTTTGGTGCGGCGCGACGAGTATATGTCAGCGCTGAGGGTGGCCGGCATTTTGGGGATCACTGGCGCCACGTGCTGCTATGCCAGTCTTGCGTTGGTGAGCAGCGTGCTGGCAATCGCTTCGAACTCGTCTTTGACCCCGCCTTGTAAACGGTGAAGATGAACAGCGAGACGAGCGCTGTCACGAGGCCGATGGCTGTCGGCACAAGTGCCTGCGCTGCGCTAAAAATTGAAAGTCCTTGCAATGAAATAAATATGAAAGCTATGCTTCGGTCATTTTAAATAATCGATGTGCGAATGCCGACGAGACATGGACGCGGTTGTGGCGTCGGAGCCGACATGGCACGATATCGGTTCGCGCTGGCGCACTTCGCAATTGTTCATTTGATCCACTCCCCCATGCTTCGATTCGAAAACCTCGGCAAACGCTATGGCGAGCGCGTTATTTTCCATGGACTGCATCACGCTTGCGGCGCGGGATGCGTGGCGCTATGCGATGAAAACGGCAGTGGCAAGTCCACGTTGCTTGGCATTCTTGCCGGCGCGATCGACGCCGACGAAGGGGAGGTTTGGCTCAACGGTCATTCGCTGCGTGGCGCAGCGCTCGAGGCGAAATCCGCCTTGGCGTATGTGCCCGACGACTGTATGTCGTATCCGTTCCAAACCGGGCGGGCGTTTCTCGAACTCGTGGCGTCGGAAAAGAAGACAGCCGTCGACGCGCGCACGCTCGATCTTGCTGACCGCTTTGGCCTTACGCCACATCTTGAGAAGCGCTTTGAGCAGATGTCGTTCGGCACCCGCAAGAAAATCTTCCTGACGGCGACGACACTAGGCAAGCCTGCCGTCGTTATCGCGGACGAACCCGGCAGCGGACTCGACGCCGCCGCGCGCGCTGTTCTCATCGACCTATTCAAGAATCTGGCCAAAGATAGCGCGGTCTTTTTTTCGAGTCACGATTTGCGCCTTGCGCAAGCTTGCGAGGCAAAAGTCACCAGCTTTGCGGATCTGGGTGCGGCCGTGTGAGCGCGAACGGATGGGCGCATTCGAGGCGGCTGACGCAGTCCAACGCAGCATGGAATGCGGCACGGCGCAGCCAACTGCCGCCCGGCGATAGGCGTACCCGAATTGATCCGGAGTCCAAAGGATAGCGAGCTTGCGCCGTATCGGCTAAACGCGCACCGGCAGATCAAAAGCCCGCTGTTTCCAGCAGGCTTATACGAGCATCGACAGTGGACCGTCCGGCAGGACGGCGCGCGGGCTAGTTAGTGCCCATGCGCCTCGCGGAATCCGGCGTCCTTTTCGAGTCGGCGACCGTGAGTGCCGACATGGAATCCTGCTGAAATCACAAAGAGGACTCCGGCGAAAGGCCAGATATAGATTGCCAGCGAGAAGCAAAGCCAACACGCTTCTTGTGGCGGATACGCCTGGAGCGCCCAGACAAGACAGGCAACTGGCAACAGCATCAGACACAGCGCCGACCGGGTGAGAAAAGTGGCGGCTCTTGCTTTCTTCAGCGTCTCTGCTTGCATGCCTGGCTCCATAGGGAAGGGCATTGGGACATAGAGTCGCACGGCGACCATTTGTCGCATACTTAGTAATATCCCTGACAGGTGCCATTTTGCGCACTGCAATTTCCCAAAAGGATTCGTGATGCTGCATAGCCTTTCCGAATCGATCGTAGTTCTGATCGACTTGCAAACGAAACTGATGCCTGCGATTCACGACGGCGCATCCGTTGCCGCTCAAGCCGTTCGGCTCGGACGGATTGCTCGGGGGCTCGATGTTCCCGTTATCGGGACAGAGCAAAATCCGGCGGCGCTTGGCGAGAACGCGAAGGAAATAAAAGACCTGTGCTCGATTACTGTTGCAAAGCACCATTTCGACGCCACTGTCGATGGTCTGATCGACGCTCTGCCTCAAGGGCGAGCCCGAGTGATCATTGCGGGATGCGAAGCGCATGTCTGCGTGCTGCAGACGGCGATCGGTTTGTTGCATCGCGGTCTATCGGTCACGCTCGTTATTGATGCGATGGGTTCGCGCAAAATCGTCGATAAAGAGGCGGCAATCGCGCGGTTGAACAAAGCGGGCGCCGACGTGGCGACGGTCGAGATGGTCGCGTTTGAGTGGTTGCGCTCGAGCCAGCACCCGCGATTTCGCGACATGCTGCAGCTGATCAAGTAAGCCGAAACACGCCACGCGTCATCGGCAAAACGCGGCGCCAGTGAGCAAGGCAAGCATCGTCGAAGGCGATAGATATTCGACGAACGTCCAGACAATTAGCGCTCCGAATGGAACGGCCAGCATGAGTTGCATGATACGCATGGCCGACCTCTCGCTCACGAGGGTTGGCCCGCAATCATGACGCGTTGCACAACCCGTTCGTCGTCGATCGGCAAGTGCATGACGCCGGCCAGAATGCCGAGCGCAATCGAGCCTTGCCAAAGCAGGTCGTAGCTATGGGTCGCATCGAACGCCACGCCGCCGAGCCAGACGCCAAAGAAGCTGCCGATCTGATGCCCGAGAAATACGAAGCCGAAGAGCGTCGAGATGTAGCGCACGCCGAACATCTGTGAAACGATCCCGCTCGTCAGCGGTACGGTGCCGAGCCACATGAATCCCATCGCGAACGCGAACACATAAAGCGTGAGCGGCGAGAGTGGCAAGGCGAGGAACAGCGCCATCACACCTGCGCGCGCGAAGTAGATTCCCGAGAGCAGATATTTGCGGCGCAGAAAGCCGCCGGCGTAGCCGCATAAAAACGTGCCCGCTGTGTTGGCCAGCGCGATCAGTGCGAGCGCCAGGCTCGCCTCGCGCGCGCTCATGCCTTTGTCGAGCAAATAAGCGGGCAGGTGCGCGCCGATGAATGCGAGCTGGAAGCCGCACGACAAAAAGCCCAGATTGAGCAGCCAGAACCCGCGATGCGCAAACGCTGCTCCCACAGCGCGGCGCAGTGTGTCGTGCGAATCGGTCGCGCCGCTGCGCTCCACCGGCCGATCGCGCAGCCATGCCGCGAGCGGCGCGCTTGCGAGCATCACGGCGGCGAGCACGAGAATGGCCGCGACCCAGCCGAATCTGCCGATCAGCCCTTGCGTGAGCGGCACGACGCAGAACTGGCCAAGGCCGCCGAACATGCCGGCCACGCTCAGCGCCCAGCTACGCTGATCGGCTGCGAAAAGCCGCGAGAGCGCACCATAGACCGCGCCGAACGCCGTTCCGGACAATGCAACGCCGAGTACCACGCCCACGCCGAACGTGTAGACGCCAGGCGTTGCGCTCAACGCCATCATCGCAAGGCCGAGCGCATAGAGCAGCGCGCCCGCGAAGATCACGCGCGCGGAGCCGAAGCGGTCGGAGATCATGCCGGTGAGCGGCTGTGCGACGCCCCACAGCAGGTTTTGCAGCGCGAGCGCGAGGCCGAACGTCTCACGCGACCAGCCGCGATCGAGCGTAACGGGCAGCAGAAAAAGCCCTTGCACGTTGCGTACGCCTAGCGCCGCGCCCATCACCAGTCCGCCCGCAATCACGAGCAGCCAGCGGCGGCGCCATGCATCGTCCATTCCGGTCATCATTCGCCTCCTCGCACTGGGCGCTTCGCTGTTGCGCAGCGTTGCGCCTAGTAGAGCGCGGGGAGGCTAGTCGGCTCAAGCGAGTTTTTGGCACGCTTCGCATGCGCATTACTCATGTGATCTGGCTTTGGCGAGCCTGTTCGACGATCCAGTCGATGACGGCGCGTACGTCGTCGCGCGGGGTTTCGTCGGCCTGATGCAGCCAGTAGGCGTAGCCGGTCGGGCCAACGGCGCGCGCATTGCCGATGGCGGCGAGCCTTCCGTCGGCAAGCAGCGGCTGAACGAGCGCGAGGCGCCCGAGTGCGATGCCGCGGCCGGCAATGGCGGCCTGAATGACCTGATCGTACTGGTTGAAGCGCAGCACGCCGCGAAGCGGTGCGCTGTCGAGGCCGCGTGCGCCCAGATGATCAGCCCAGCGAAGCATCGGGCGGCGCACGCCTTCGAACTCGAGCAGCACGTGGCGCGCGAGCATGGCCGCGTCGAGCTTTTTGACGTTCAACGACGGATGCGCGACCGGCAGGACGTATTCGTCGTACAGATGCACCGCGCGACTCGATGCTTCGGCAGCGATGCGTGCGGGCGCGTAGCGCAACGCGAGATCGATGCCTTCGGCGCGCAGATCGAGCACCTTCTCGGACGTCGCGAGGCGCAGATCGATATCGGGAAGCAGGCGTTGCAGCTCACCGATACGCGGCAGCAGCCAGAGGCCCGCAATCCCGATGCTGGCCGTGATCGTCACCGGCTGGCGTGTTTGCGGCGCGGCCAGCGCGCCGACGATTTCCTGCATCTGCTGTACCACGCTGTCCGAAACGCGCAGCAGGCGCTCGCCCTCCGGCGTGAGCGAGATCGAACGATAGCCGCGGTTGAACAGGCGCACGCCCAGCGCCTCTTCGAGTGCGGCGATCTGGCGGCTCACGGCGGACTGCGTCACGCACAGGTCGTCGGCGGCGAGCGTGATGCTCATGCGCCGGCCCACTGCCACGAAGCCGCGAATGAGGTCGAGCGGAGGGAGTTTCACCAGCGGCACTGACATGCGTTTTCCTCATGCGAAAGCTGCTGAAAGATTGATTGATCCGGCGGGCAAGGTCAAGTGAAATCGATGCTCCGGTTTCTTCATGGAGCACGTTCATGCATTCAGCCGATCCAGGCGAGGCGCGTCCTCTCGCCGTCGCCATCAACGCCGCCGACGGCTTTACGCTCCGCGCTTATGTGTGGCGTCGCCGTGCATGGCTGAACACGGATGAGCCGCGTCCGGTCGTCATCGTCAATTCGGCCACTTCGGTGCGCTGCCATTACTATTTCCGCTTTGGCGCGTGGCTGCACGAGCAGGGTTTCGACGTGCTGGTCTACGACTACCGTGGCATTGGCGCTTCGCAGTCAGTTGCGCTTGCAACGCTCGATGCGAGCTGGCTCGAGTGGGGCGAACGCGACTTCGAAGCGGTGCTGCGCTACGTGCGCAGCACGTTCCCCGGGCAGCCGATCGATGTCGTCGGACATAGCATCGGCGGCTTCCTGATCGGGCTCGCGCCGTCGAATCATCTCGTTCGCCGTGTTTTCACCGTTGGCACGCAGTACGCGTATTGGCGCGATTACGCGCCGCGCAGCATGCCGCTCATGCTCTGGAAATGGCATGTCGTCATGCCTGTTTTGACCTGCCTGAAAGGCTATTTCCCCGCATCGTGGTTCGGATGGATGGAGGACACGCCGCGCGGCGTCGTGAACATCTGGAGCCGGGGCCGCGCCCGCTTTGAAGACACGCTTCGCAAGGGCTCGCTCGCACGCACGCCACAGCAGCGCGCCGACATCGTTGCTCGCTTTGGCGGCGTGCATGCGCCCATTCTTGCCGTCAGTTTCCCCGATGACCCGTTCGGCACGATTCCGGCGATCGAACGCACGCTGCGATATTTCACACAAAGCGACTCGACGCATTTACGGATCACGCCCGCTTCGGTTGGCGAGCGGAGCATCGGGCACTTCGCGTTTTTTCACTCGCGATTCGAGCGCAGCCTGTGGCCCGTCGCGCGGCGTTGGCTGACCGATGGCAAAGTCATGGCCGCAACCCCGACGACCACGCACGCGAGTCCCAGCCACGCCGAGCCCGAGAGCGATTCACCGAGCCATGCAATGCCGATTGCCACGCCGATTGGCACACGCAAATAGGCTTGCGCCG harbors:
- a CDS encoding serine/threonine protein kinase, translating into MMSLAQLIQTFQSGALSREAFFAEIDHVLAVDAANCARLREAVDATQTVHPLPDAVYAEVLRRIEHCQENTGAVDDSTRIHEALAAARSATAGDDAEHVKGIGDTLNGRFVLEECLGVGGMGTVYKALDLRKLEASDRKPYIAIKVLNVQFRGQPTSLIALQREARKAQTLAHRNIVTVYDFDRDGPLVYLTMEYLSGKPLSKLLRAQGFAGMPFEKARPVIAGMGQALAYAHERGFVHCDFKPANVFLTDGGDVKVIDFGIARVFQRPEEDPDVTVFDPATLGGITPAYASPEMFEHREPDPRDDVYALACVTYELLTGKHPFNRKSATQARSEKMRAERPPGLDRGQWRTLSAALSFDRASRTASVNQFLEGMGVLAYASAFSGARVAAAGVGAIVVAVGLWSGYRALAGHGQTGAKSSVAAVATTAPASATNTALEAAASPVLAVKPAPVVASVPAVSTVAAVPASNPPVADAASLAALNATLARIPCSALTASLPGQVIQVRGFANAGENMAHVHDAIAQTPGGQAAKLDVTAVENHNCEVVSAFAPYWRANHLAGGGATIHTQPLDAHLTQGMPLIVDITTPHYDSYVNVDYFALDGSVVHLVPSNVERDNQAPPGFSATVGGSGYWLVDKPFGTEMIVLLITPAPLFDGLRPASESRSDYLAAVGQQLKKMEARYGAGHIVADFVQITTHARND
- a CDS encoding phosphatase PAP2 family protein, which gives rise to MNSFDTVILGALTQLQLPPAVNHAIAVIADLYTFKGYLLIPLLWWIWVQPHERRAWRREIVLATLASGLIALAVGRLLARCLPFRERPLFTPELHLHFASSPVELAGLMHWSSFPSDHAMLWMAVATGIFIVWRGIGVLALLSVAAFVCFPRAYLGYHYPTDLLAGALIGIVITWIMTRRAVRRRTVKPAMRYIMRYPGPAVALGFLLCFELVTQFDDLLRLAHSVLHTAS
- a CDS encoding DUF1488 domain-containing protein, translating into MLIHFPDESAFYYASGTIRFRAVVDGTWVMCEISPEALEDYFRARAGRAGLLEAFATHRKEIESITRQILPYRLASGRCQLFLRDCLRKPGTTEVDIGRNKGIVETVRRNDTPDTSARMPAVRYVHEAGNALT
- a CDS encoding pentapeptide repeat-containing protein → MRSNTNEPSNGEGALFSGLTFDREALIRLLRECGDGPTFEHCSFSGEDLSNLDLRAARFSQCNFEHALMEHCELARTRWLACKCAAARFRYANVSDARFCRSDLNNTDWTGSKLASAAFTEVKLTGARFVDARTLGLSFHDSLLVGADLRGLSFRKQTLEALNFSDADLSDCDFRDAVFEGGSLGNAQLQNSRFDGADLRSVDLSGFRLSDVLQHLKGTILSVDQAVMLIGDCGVRVM
- a CDS encoding pyridoxal-phosphate dependent enzyme; translated protein: MNLHFETPLMESRALSVLGEQSVWLKLDALQPCGSFKIRGIGHACTVHRSRGAQRFVSSSGGNAGLAVAYAGRRLGIPVVVVVPETTTERAKELLRLESAEVVVHGSSWQEANQFAQTLRGATDAFLHPFDDPLLWHGHASMIDEIAQARFKPDAVVLSVGGGGLLSGVVEGLQRNHWHDVPVLAVETEGAASFQAAVEAGHTVELPCISSVATSLGAKRVCEQALQCAHEHPVHSLVVSDFSALAACERFLADHRILVEPACGAALSVAYDGHPALANYRKILVVVCGGATATIDQIRAWAGESDRR
- a CDS encoding ABC transporter ATP-binding protein; translation: MLRFENLGKRYGERVIFHGLHHACGAGCVALCDENGSGKSTLLGILAGAIDADEGEVWLNGHSLRGAALEAKSALAYVPDDCMSYPFQTGRAFLELVASEKKTAVDARTLDLADRFGLTPHLEKRFEQMSFGTRKKIFLTATTLGKPAVVIADEPGSGLDAAARAVLIDLFKNLAKDSAVFFSSHDLRLAQACEAKVTSFADLGAAV
- a CDS encoding isochorismatase family protein, with protein sequence MLHSLSESIVVLIDLQTKLMPAIHDGASVAAQAVRLGRIARGLDVPVIGTEQNPAALGENAKEIKDLCSITVAKHHFDATVDGLIDALPQGRARVIIAGCEAHVCVLQTAIGLLHRGLSVTLVIDAMGSRKIVDKEAAIARLNKAGADVATVEMVAFEWLRSSQHPRFRDMLQLIK
- a CDS encoding MFS transporter, yielding MTGMDDAWRRRWLLVIAGGLVMGAALGVRNVQGLFLLPVTLDRGWSRETFGLALALQNLLWGVAQPLTGMISDRFGSARVIFAGALLYALGLAMMALSATPGVYTFGVGVVLGVALSGTAFGAVYGALSRLFAADQRSWALSVAGMFGGLGQFCVVPLTQGLIGRFGWVAAILVLAAVMLASAPLAAWLRDRPVERSGATDSHDTLRRAVGAAFAHRGFWLLNLGFLSCGFQLAFIGAHLPAYLLDKGMSAREASLALALIALANTAGTFLCGYAGGFLRRKYLLSGIYFARAGVMALFLALPLSPLTLYVFAFAMGFMWLGTVPLTSGIVSQMFGVRYISTLFGFVFLGHQIGSFFGVWLGGVAFDATHSYDLLWQGSIALGILAGVMHLPIDDERVVQRVMIAGQPS
- a CDS encoding LysR substrate-binding domain-containing protein, with amino-acid sequence MSVPLVKLPPLDLIRGFVAVGRRMSITLAADDLCVTQSAVSRQIAALEEALGVRLFNRGYRSISLTPEGERLLRVSDSVVQQMQEIVGALAAPQTRQPVTITASIGIAGLWLLPRIGELQRLLPDIDLRLATSEKVLDLRAEGIDLALRYAPARIAAEASSRAVHLYDEYVLPVAHPSLNVKKLDAAMLARHVLLEFEGVRRPMLRWADHLGARGLDSAPLRGVLRFNQYDQVIQAAIAGRGIALGRLALVQPLLADGRLAAIGNARAVGPTGYAYWLHQADETPRDDVRAVIDWIVEQARQSQIT